The nucleotide window GTTGGTAAGCCGAAGGATCGCAATCGGGGCTTGCAATTACCGGTTTAATGGTTTCCAGGGCCTTTGTGTAATCTTTTTTATAATAGTAGGCCTGCGCGAGATCTTTTTGCAGATCGACGTCATTTTTGTTGCTCTCGCTGGCTTTGGTTAATACCAGTACCGCATTGTCAAGGTCGCCGGATTGCATAAAGTTGCGGGCACGCTGACGCTCGGAAGAAATAGTATTTTGTGCAGTTAATGTTATACAAGCAGATATAAATAAGCCTGTTACAAATAATTTTTTCATTCAATACAAATTTTGATACCTAAAAACGCAAAAAGCAAGCCGAAAAAAACAGCTTTGCCGATTTAAGATGCAAAAGTAGGCGAAAGGGTGGCAGGTTCGGAAAATTTTCTTTGAACCGGCTTTTTTGGGGCGATTATTGAATATTCGTAAATGTTTGAATGTTAAAACATTTTGAAAGCGAATGCTTTTTATGGGTAGAAAGCTACATTTGTAAGTATTAAAAAGGGTAAGATGAAGATTGCATTAGCGCAGCAGAATTATCATATTGGAAATTTCGAATCCAACGTAAATAAAATTATTGATGCCATAAAGCTGGCAAAGGAAGCCGGAGCAGAACTGGTTGTGTTTTCCGAATTATGTATTTGCGGCTATCCGCCCAGGGATTTTTTGGAGTTTGGCGACTTCATTAATCAATCTTATGCCGCTATTGATTTGGTGAAGGAAGAAGCCGATACAATAGGTGTGTTAATAGGGGCTCCTGCCCGGAATCCGGATCTCCAGGGCAAGGATCTCTTTAATGCCGCCTTTTTATTGTATGATAAGAAGGTACAGGGGGAAGTACATAAAACTTTGTTGCCCACTTATGATGTGTTTGATGAAGGACGTTATTTCGAGCCCGCCTATAGCTGGAACGTATTAGAGTTTAAAGGTAAGAAACTGGCTGTTACTATATGTGAGGATATATGGAATATGGGGAGCAACCCACTATACCGGACTACCCCGATGGAAGAGCTGATCCGGTTTGCACCGGATGTTATGATCAATCTTTCGGCTTCTCCTTACAATTATGCGCAGGATGTGGTGCGCAATAGCATTGTTAAGGCGCATACCTTAAAGTATCAATTGCCAATGTTATATTGTAATACCGTTGGATCGCAAACAGAGATTGTATTTGACGGTGGAAGTCTGGTATATGATGATGCCGGTAATAAAGCAGGGGAGCTGAAATATTTTTCAGAAGACTTTAGAGTGTTTGATCTGGAGCAGCTCGTAAATCAGCAGGCTGCCGGAGAGCAGGATGTGACCGTTTACTATGCCGCTTCTGAGGTAGGTGTAGGAAAAAATATACTGGAATACCTGGCTGATGAAAAAAGTATCGAAGAAATCTATGCGGCCCTGGTATTAGGTATAAAGGATTACTTTACTAAAATGGGCTTTAAGAAGGCCATTATTGGCTCCAGTGGGGGTATCGACAGTGCGGTTACGATCGCTTTAGCAGTAGTAGCTCTGGGCAAGGAAAATGTACAGGCAGTTTTAATGCCGTCTCATTACTCTACCTCTCATTCTGTAAGCGATGCAGAGCAGCTGAGCCGGAACCTGGATAACCCTTATAATATTATTGCCATAAAAAATATTTATGATGCTTTTTTAACTGAGCTGGATCCTCTGTTTAAAGGCCTGCCGTTCAGTGTAGCTGAAGAGAATATACAAAGTCGTACCAGGGGCAACCTGTTGATGGCAGTCGCTAATAAGTTTGGATATATCCTTCTGAATACATCCAATAAAAGTGAACTGGCAACGGGCTATGGAACACTTTATGGGGATATGGCTGGAGGTTTGGGCGTCCTAGGCGATGTTTATAAAACACAGGTATATGCTTTAGCCCGTTATATCAACCGGGAAAAAGAGATCATACCTGAGCATATTATTACTAAAGCTCCATCAGCTGAATTGAGACCCGATCAGAAAGACAGTGATAGCTTGCCCGAATATGATGAATTAGATACCATTCTCTTTAAATATATAGAAGAACGGCAGGGCCCTAAGGAACTTGTTGCGCAGGGTTTTGATGAGATCCTGGTAAAGCGCATCCTTAGAATGGTAAATATGAACGAATATAAACGTAACCAGTTCTGCCCTATCATACGGGTAAGTTATAAAGCGTTCGGTGTAGGCAGGCGTATTCCTATTGTGGCAAAATATTTGAGTTAAGCGCTACTTTATTGACGTGAGGGAGGGGAAACAAGCCGCGCCATTACATTCAAACATAATAGAAAACATCAACACAATTCAGATATGTTGAAAACAGCAGAAGATATAAAGATACTGAACGGCAAAATTGCCGATGCAAGCGGCTTTGTTGATCGTCTTAAACAGGAAGTTGGTCATATAATTGTTGGACAGGCTCATATGCTGGACCGGCTACTAATAGGGTTGCTTAGTAACGGCCACGTACTGCTGGAAGGTGTACCGGGACTGGCAAAAACGCTAACGATCAAATCGCTGGCTACGGCTATACAGG belongs to Niabella yanshanensis and includes:
- a CDS encoding NAD+ synthase, with protein sequence MKIALAQQNYHIGNFESNVNKIIDAIKLAKEAGAELVVFSELCICGYPPRDFLEFGDFINQSYAAIDLVKEEADTIGVLIGAPARNPDLQGKDLFNAAFLLYDKKVQGEVHKTLLPTYDVFDEGRYFEPAYSWNVLEFKGKKLAVTICEDIWNMGSNPLYRTTPMEELIRFAPDVMINLSASPYNYAQDVVRNSIVKAHTLKYQLPMLYCNTVGSQTEIVFDGGSLVYDDAGNKAGELKYFSEDFRVFDLEQLVNQQAAGEQDVTVYYAASEVGVGKNILEYLADEKSIEEIYAALVLGIKDYFTKMGFKKAIIGSSGGIDSAVTIALAVVALGKENVQAVLMPSHYSTSHSVSDAEQLSRNLDNPYNIIAIKNIYDAFLTELDPLFKGLPFSVAEENIQSRTRGNLLMAVANKFGYILLNTSNKSELATGYGTLYGDMAGGLGVLGDVYKTQVYALARYINREKEIIPEHIITKAPSAELRPDQKDSDSLPEYDELDTILFKYIEERQGPKELVAQGFDEILVKRILRMVNMNEYKRNQFCPIIRVSYKAFGVGRRIPIVAKYLS